The Elaeis guineensis isolate ETL-2024a chromosome 13, EG11, whole genome shotgun sequence genome includes a region encoding these proteins:
- the LOC105056442 gene encoding transcription factor MYB1: protein MGRRPCCSKVGLNRGSWSAQEDKILADYIKAHGEGKWRDLPKRAGLKRCGKSCRLRWLNYLRPDIKRGNISPDEEDLIIRLHKLLGNRWSLIAGRLPGRTDNEIKNYWNTKLGKEVKAIPEQLNGEKDHDKLKGRKSRAGLKTEAPKELGEQAYPVIRTKAVRCTKVYIPQHQDDRMAGQNLEPCSNEQAPTSILEDVDPANFFVDFDMQDLLLEVQADDVSRVCMNEPPQDSNGVHGQEGSNKMLSPCSDLSRHFHGAMLEEWRDGDGLQPSLASELNALASLLDLEE from the exons ATGGGTAGAAGACCTTGTTGCTCCAAGGTGGGACTCAATCGAGGATCATGGTCTGCTCAGGAGGATAAGATCCTCGCCGATTACATTAAAGCCCATGGCGAAGGCAAATGGAGAGACCTCCCAAAGAGAGCAG GGTTGAAACGTTGCGGTAAGAGTTGCCGGCTCCGATGGCTGAACTACTTGAGGCCTGACATCAAGAGGGGTAACATTTCCCCTGATGAAGAGGATCTCATCATCAGACTTCACAAACTCCTTGGCAACCG ATGGTCACTCATAGCAGGAAGATTGCCAGGGAGAACAGACAATGAGATAAAGAATTATTGGAACACGAAGCTCGGCAAGGAGGTAAAGGCCATCCCGGAACAATTAAATGGAGAGAAAGATCATGATAAACTAAAAGGGAGGAAATCGAGGGCAGGTCTAAAGACAGAGGCACCTAAGGAACTAGGTGAGCAGGCATATCCTGTTATTCGAACCAAGGCAGTGAGGTGCACCAAGGTATACATTCCACAACACCAAGATGATAGGATGGCCGGCCAAAACTTGGAGCCTTGTTCCAATGAGCAAGCTCCGACATCAATCCTTGAAGACGTTGACCCTGCAAACTTTTTTGTGGACTTTGACATGCAAGATCTCTTGTTGGAAGTTCAAGCTGACGATGTCTCGCGAGTTTGCATGAACGAACCCCCACAAGATAGCAATGGAGTTCATGGCCAAGAAGGAAGCAACAAGATGCTATCACCCTGCTCTGACCTTTCACGTCATTTTCATGGAGCCATGCTAGAGGAATGGAGGGATGGTGATGGTCTCCAACCCAGTCTAGCCTCAGAGCTTAATGCCTTGGCTTCTTTATTAGACCTTGAAGAGTAA